Proteins encoded together in one Penaeus vannamei isolate JL-2024 chromosome 41, ASM4276789v1, whole genome shotgun sequence window:
- the LOC138860496 gene encoding gastrula zinc finger protein XlCGF57.1-like → MMVGRVGVVFKDYLTRASLVIWVFRATMSYLVNWMPLTPLTDEELCSRGVGIKEELNDVVTEETCLDIKDEPLDYGEEVGEEVSDRKVKSEGFFFQNLHELRYEANETDSHDLVQDGNGILGTPFLAEDSGSKCSSDGNQEIHKESPEGDIQTKVEATLKRHVCDVCGKKFSSWNGIKEHMRGHTKENRYMCDICNKTFFVKGRLVRHMIVHSNEKPFRCDTCKKSFAHKTSLIKHVKLHAKEICREICNKAFGQKTTFVNHMRVHTKEKAYNCEICNKTFRQKTNLVNHIRVHTKEKPYICEICNKAFSEKGGLVRHIRIHTKEKPYSCEICNKAFTLKSHQVRHMKIHTKERPYSCEICNKAFRIKSHQVSHMKVHTKEGSYSCEICDRAFTQKKTLVRHTRIHTKGKPYSCEICNKAFTQKNDLVRHMSVHTEERPYSCEICNKTFKHKMTLVKHTKGSP, encoded by the coding sequence AGCAACGATGAGTTACCTCGTCAATTGGATGCCTTTGACCCCACTCACGGACGAGGAACTCTGTAGCAGAGGAGTCGGTATCAAGGAGGAGCTCAACGATGTTGTCACCGAAGAGACATGTCTGGATATTAAGGACGAACCACTGGATTACggagaagaagtgggggaggaagtgagcgACCGGAAAGTGAAATCCGAaggatttttctttcaaaatctGCATGAACTGAGATATGAAGCAAATGAAACGGACTCGCATGACCTGGTTCAGGATGGTAATGGCATCTTAGGAACGCCATTTCTGGCTGAGGACAGTGGGAGCAAGTGTTCATCAGATGGGAATCAGGAGATACACAAGGAAAGTCCTGAGGGTGATATACAAACAAAAGTGGAAGCCACATTGAAACGTCATGTATGTGACGTGTGTGGCAAGAAATTCTCTTCTTGGAATGGGATCAAAGAACATATGAGAGGCCACACAAAGGAGAATCGATACATGTGTGATATTTGCAATAAGACATTTTTTGTGAAAGGGAGACTAGTAAGGCACATGATAGTGCATTCAAATGAGAAGCCCTTCAGATGTGATACTTGCAAGAAGTCTTTCGCACACAAGACCTCTCTTATAAAACATGTCAAACTACATGCAAAGGAGATTTGCCGCGAGATTTGCAACAAGGCTTTCGGACAAAAAACTACTTTCGTGAATCAtatgagagtacatacaaaggaaaagGCATACAACTGTGAGATTTGCAACAAGACTTTCAGACAAAAAACTAATTTAGTGAATCATATAAgagtacatacaaaagaaaagccaTACATCTGTGAGATTTGCAACAAGGCTTTCTCAGAAAAGGGTGGTCTAGTGAgacatataagaatacatacaaaggagaagccatatAGCTGTGAAATTTGCAACAAGGCTTTCACATTAAAGTCTCATCAAGTGAggcatatgaaaatacatacaaaagaaagGCCATATAGCTGTGAAATCTGCAACAAGGCTTTCAGAATAAAGTCTCATCAAGTGAGTCATATGAAAGTACATACAAAAGAAGGGTCATATAGCTGTGAGATTTGCGACAGGGCTTTCACACAGAAAAAAACTCTAGTGAGGCATACGAGAATACATACAAAAGGGAAACCATATAGCTGTGAGATTTGCAACAAGGCTTTCACACAAAAGAACGATCTAGTGAGACATATGAGTGTCCATACAGAAGAAAGGCCATACAGCTGTGAGATTTGCAACAAGACTTTCAAACATAAAATGACTCTAGTGAAACATACAAAAGGGAGTCCATAA